In one window of Pseudobacteroides sp. DNA:
- a CDS encoding biotin/lipoyl-containing protein: protein MKKYMIKVNGNQYEVEVEEVKVDMAAQVLSEPVKAAPVSAAPAAPASAPAPKKDTAVPQGATTVTAPMPGTILKVNVNSGDAVKKGQVLLILEAMKMENEITAPKDGTIASVNVAKGTAVSAGDVMVSIS from the coding sequence ATGAAAAAATATATGATAAAGGTTAATGGAAACCAGTATGAAGTTGAGGTAGAAGAAGTAAAGGTTGATATGGCAGCTCAAGTATTATCCGAGCCCGTAAAAGCTGCACCTGTTAGTGCGGCTCCAGCAGCACCTGCATCAGCACCGGCACCAAAGAAGGATACTGCAGTTCCACAGGGAGCAACAACAGTTACTGCTCCAATGCCCGGAACAATCCTTAAGGTTAATGTTAATTCTGGAGATGCAGTTAAAAAGGGTCAGGTACTTTTGATACTTGAAGCCATGAAAATGGAAAACGAAATTACAGCTCCAAAGGATGGAACCATTGCTTCTGTAAACGTTGCAAAAGGTACTGCAGTGAGTGCTGGAGATGTTATGGTTTCTATATCATAA
- a CDS encoding acyl-CoA carboxylase subunit beta, whose protein sequence is MANIDKINELHAKKESISLGGGADKIAKQHESGKMTARERLNVLFDENSFVEIDAFVETRSIEFGMQKKKVPGDGVVTGYGTVNGRLVFVSSQDFTVIGGSLGEMHAKKITKVMDMAMKMGTPFLSINDSGGARIEEGIDSLSGFGDIFFRNTLASGVIPQISVIMGPCAGGAVYSPAITDFIFMVEKTSQMFITGPQVIKAVTGEDVSFEKLGGADTHNSTSGVAHFKSSSEMECIEEIKRLIGFLPDNNLSDTPYEPKGDDLNRIDEELNEIIPEGANKPYDMLEVITKIVDNGDFLEIQKHFAKNIIIGLGRLNGGTVGIIANQPKFMAGALDVNSSDKAARFVRFCDAFNIPVITLTDVPGYLPGVGQEHNGVIRHGAKLLYSFSEATVPKINVILRKAYGGAYIAMNSKHLGADMVLAWPSAEIAVMGPDGAANIIFRKEIQSAENPVEARTAKIEEYRNKFSNPYVAASRGYVDDVIEPATTRIRLINALEMLSSKRENRPAKKHGNIPL, encoded by the coding sequence ATGGCAAATATAGACAAAATAAATGAGCTCCATGCGAAAAAGGAAAGTATCAGTCTTGGCGGAGGTGCCGACAAGATTGCAAAACAGCATGAAAGCGGAAAAATGACAGCTAGGGAAAGATTAAATGTACTTTTTGATGAAAACAGCTTTGTTGAAATTGACGCATTTGTAGAAACAAGAAGCATAGAGTTTGGAATGCAGAAGAAAAAAGTGCCTGGGGACGGCGTTGTAACAGGATACGGAACCGTTAACGGCCGGCTCGTGTTTGTGTCATCACAGGATTTTACCGTAATAGGCGGTTCTTTAGGTGAAATGCATGCCAAGAAAATCACAAAAGTAATGGATATGGCAATGAAAATGGGTACTCCCTTCTTAAGCATCAATGATTCAGGAGGAGCAAGAATCGAAGAAGGTATAGACTCACTTAGCGGTTTTGGTGATATATTCTTCAGGAATACCCTTGCATCAGGTGTAATACCCCAGATATCGGTAATAATGGGACCATGTGCAGGAGGTGCTGTTTATTCACCAGCTATTACAGACTTTATATTCATGGTGGAGAAGACCAGCCAGATGTTCATAACAGGACCTCAGGTTATAAAGGCTGTAACAGGTGAGGATGTCAGCTTTGAAAAACTCGGTGGAGCTGATACTCACAATTCAACAAGCGGGGTTGCTCACTTTAAGAGCAGCAGTGAAATGGAATGTATCGAAGAAATCAAGAGACTCATAGGTTTCCTTCCTGACAACAACCTTTCGGATACTCCGTATGAGCCAAAGGGAGATGACTTAAACAGGATTGATGAAGAGCTAAACGAGATAATTCCTGAAGGTGCCAACAAGCCTTATGACATGTTGGAGGTTATAACAAAAATCGTTGATAACGGAGACTTCCTTGAGATACAAAAGCATTTCGCAAAAAACATCATTATCGGATTAGGAAGATTGAACGGCGGTACTGTGGGTATAATTGCCAACCAGCCAAAATTCATGGCAGGGGCTTTAGATGTTAACTCTTCCGACAAAGCAGCACGTTTTGTTCGTTTCTGTGATGCCTTTAATATTCCTGTAATAACCCTTACAGATGTTCCTGGGTATCTTCCGGGAGTAGGGCAGGAGCATAATGGTGTTATAAGACACGGTGCAAAGCTTCTTTACTCATTCTCCGAAGCTACCGTTCCAAAGATAAACGTAATATTGAGAAAAGCCTACGGCGGTGCTTATATAGCAATGAACAGCAAACATTTAGGAGCAGATATGGTATTGGCATGGCCAAGTGCTGAAATAGCTGTTATGGGCCCTGACGGAGCTGCAAACATAATATTCAGAAAAGAGATACAATCTGCTGAAAACCCTGTTGAAGCAAGGACTGCAAAGATTGAGGAATATAGAAATAAGTTTTCAAATCCTTATGTTGCAGCATCAAGAGGATATGTGGATGATGTTATTGAGCCTGCAACTACAAGAATTAGGCTCATTAATGCCCTTGAAATGCTTTCAAGCAAACGTGAAAACAGGCCTGCTAAGAAGCATGGAAACATTCCTCTATAA
- a CDS encoding glycoside hydrolase family 9 protein, whose translation MFTKKGLFKKVSVFLSATLLISTVIIPQSTATVNAAPSYNYGEALQKSIMFYEFQRSGKLPADKRMNWRGDSGLTDGADVGVDLTGGWYDAGDHVKFNLPMAYTVSMLSWSVYEARDAYKKSGQLPYILDNIKWATDYLIKCHTAPNEFYYQVGDGNDDHKWWGPCEVMQMARPSYKLTTANPGSTVVAETAAALASASIIFKETDPTYAANCLKHAKELFTFADTTRSDKGYTAALNFYTSHSGFIDELTWASIWIYMATQDKTYLTKAESFEPSWQRENQSTDLKFRWGMCWDDKLMGSFLLLAKLTEKTVYKEAIERHLDWWSVGVGSSRIAYTAKGLAWLTTWGSLRHASTTAFLASVYADWNGCSSDKAKVYNDFSKQQIDYCLGSTGRSFLTGFGVNPPQHYHHRTAHGSWYDSMKVPENHRHTLIGALVGGPKSAADNTYYDKVDDYESNEVACDYNAGFVGACAKMYEDYGGDPIPNYKAIEPVTEDEFSVEAAINNQSANHIEIRAFLLNKSAWPARMGDKLSFRYFVDLSEVIAAGAKPSDIVVSSNYSQGGTAKGLTAWDASKNIYYVTLDFTGTKIYPGGQSAHKHEIQFRIAAPQATTYWDNKNDFSFKGVSTDSNAAVKVTNMPVYDNGVLVYGMEPPTGSSSSTPTPTKATPTPTTSSQTGYKVYGYLKPGFSYTGAQAASVQSGFKVEFEGTSLSALSDENGYFEIKNVPGNKEYTLVMSKKGYLTRKVSPIIVNGDRKISSNAAPIDVWAGDIPVNDIQNNAINMADVIEVAKSFGKTSTDTGFMSYADFNKDNSVNMADVIILAASFNKTQADYPSVVLGEF comes from the coding sequence ATGTTTACAAAAAAAGGTTTATTTAAAAAGGTATCAGTGTTCCTCTCGGCCACTCTGCTTATATCAACAGTAATCATACCGCAGAGTACAGCGACTGTAAATGCTGCACCAAGCTATAACTATGGTGAAGCATTACAAAAGTCGATTATGTTTTATGAATTCCAGCGTTCCGGAAAGCTACCAGCAGACAAGAGAATGAACTGGCGCGGTGACTCAGGGCTGACAGATGGTGCCGATGTTGGTGTTGATCTTACAGGCGGCTGGTATGATGCCGGTGATCATGTAAAGTTCAATCTCCCCATGGCCTACACAGTTTCCATGCTCTCATGGAGTGTGTATGAAGCAAGGGATGCCTACAAAAAAAGTGGACAACTTCCCTATATTTTAGACAACATTAAGTGGGCCACCGACTATCTTATCAAGTGTCACACAGCACCAAACGAATTCTACTACCAGGTTGGCGACGGAAACGATGACCACAAATGGTGGGGGCCTTGCGAGGTTATGCAGATGGCCAGACCGTCCTACAAGCTCACCACTGCAAATCCCGGTTCCACAGTTGTCGCTGAAACTGCAGCTGCACTCGCCTCAGCATCAATTATATTTAAGGAAACCGATCCTACATATGCTGCAAACTGTTTGAAACATGCAAAAGAGCTCTTTACTTTTGCCGACACCACAAGAAGCGACAAGGGTTATACCGCTGCATTGAACTTCTATACTTCACACAGCGGATTTATAGATGAATTGACCTGGGCATCAATCTGGATATATATGGCTACGCAGGATAAAACATATCTCACCAAAGCAGAATCCTTTGAACCTAGCTGGCAGAGAGAAAACCAGTCCACTGACCTTAAATTCAGATGGGGAATGTGCTGGGATGATAAGCTTATGGGTTCTTTTCTGCTGCTTGCAAAGTTAACTGAAAAAACTGTTTACAAGGAAGCTATTGAAAGACACTTGGATTGGTGGTCCGTTGGGGTAGGTTCCTCACGTATAGCCTATACCGCTAAAGGTCTGGCATGGTTAACTACATGGGGTTCCTTGAGGCATGCATCCACCACCGCATTTTTAGCAAGCGTTTATGCAGACTGGAATGGATGTTCATCAGATAAAGCAAAGGTTTATAACGATTTTTCAAAGCAGCAAATCGATTACTGTCTTGGAAGCACTGGAAGAAGCTTCCTTACAGGTTTTGGTGTAAATCCGCCGCAGCACTATCACCACAGGACAGCTCACGGATCATGGTATGATTCCATGAAAGTACCTGAGAACCACAGACATACACTTATCGGAGCCCTTGTTGGCGGACCTAAGAGTGCAGCGGACAATACATATTATGACAAGGTTGACGATTATGAATCAAACGAAGTAGCATGTGACTACAATGCAGGATTTGTAGGTGCATGTGCAAAAATGTATGAAGATTACGGCGGCGACCCTATACCGAATTACAAAGCAATTGAGCCTGTGACAGAAGATGAATTCAGTGTAGAAGCAGCTATCAACAATCAGAGTGCAAACCATATTGAAATAAGAGCATTCCTCCTTAACAAATCGGCATGGCCTGCAAGGATGGGAGATAAGCTTTCCTTCAGATATTTTGTAGATTTATCGGAAGTAATCGCTGCAGGTGCAAAACCTTCCGATATAGTTGTTTCTTCCAACTACAGCCAGGGCGGTACCGCTAAAGGACTTACTGCTTGGGATGCATCCAAAAATATATACTACGTAACCCTAGACTTTACAGGCACCAAAATATATCCTGGCGGACAGTCTGCTCATAAGCATGAAATACAGTTCAGAATTGCAGCTCCTCAGGCAACTACCTACTGGGATAACAAAAACGACTTCTCATTTAAAGGAGTATCAACTGACTCCAATGCAGCTGTGAAAGTTACTAATATGCCTGTATATGATAACGGTGTATTGGTTTATGGAATGGAGCCTCCTACAGGATCATCTTCATCAACACCAACACCTACAAAAGCAACTCCTACTCCAACCACAAGCTCTCAGACAGGCTATAAGGTTTACGGATATCTAAAGCCAGGCTTTAGCTATACCGGAGCTCAGGCAGCTTCTGTACAATCAGGCTTTAAGGTTGAGTTTGAAGGCACTTCATTAAGTGCATTGTCAGATGAGAACGGTTATTTTGAAATCAAAAATGTACCAGGCAACAAGGAATATACTCTTGTAATGAGCAAAAAGGGCTATCTTACAAGAAAGGTTTCTCCTATAATAGTTAACGGAGACAGAAAAATATCCTCAAATGCAGCACCTATTGATGTCTGGGCTGGTGATATACCTGTAAATGATATTCAGAATAATGCTATTAACATGGCAGATGTCATTGAGGTTGCAAAATCCTTCGGTAAAACATCCACCGATACAGGATTTATGTCCTATGCAGATTTTAACAAGGATAATTCAGTTAATATGGCTGATGTTATTATACTGGCTGCCAGCTTCAATAAAACTCAGGCGGATTATCCAAGTGTTGTGTTAGGAGAATTTTAA
- a CDS encoding sodium pump decarboxylase subunit gamma, translating into MGNKTVNKIDEEIVAAISAAIAQMDTRQGYRLVVKNIKRVPTASPVWNTMGRTERLSRKLNT; encoded by the coding sequence ATGGGAAATAAGACTGTAAATAAGATAGATGAGGAAATAGTGGCAGCTATATCCGCTGCAATAGCACAAATGGACACAAGGCAGGGATATAGACTTGTTGTAAAAAATATAAAAAGGGTTCCAACCGCATCACCGGTCTGGAATACTATGGGAAGAACTGAAAGGCTTTCAAGAAAGCTTAATACGTAA
- a CDS encoding oxaloacetate decarboxylase subunit alpha encodes MPKVGITETVLRDAHQSLVATRMKTDDMLPILEKLDSVGYHSLEAWGGATFDACLRFLDEDPWERLRKIRSKTKTKLQMLLRGQNILAYKNFADDVVEYFVQKSISNGIDILRIFDALNDPRNIETAIKACKKEGGHAQATVCYTVSPVHSLQHFVNDAKQLVEMGADSICIKDMAGLLTPYSAYELVKALKENVKVPLQLHTHYTSGVGSMTYLKAIEAGIDVVDCAISPMALGTSQPATEPLVATLKDTPYDTGLDLGLLSEIADYFRPIKDKYLESGLLDVKVMGVDVNALIYQVPGGMLSNLVSQLKQSNAVDKYEEVLKEVPRVREDFGYPPLVTPTSQIVGTQAVLNVLMGERYKMVPKESKALVKGEYGKTPAPIPEEISKKILGDEEPITCRPADLLSPELDSIREQMKEYLEQDEDVLSYALFPQVAENFFKLRQAGKYAIDSNLVDYKDKVHPV; translated from the coding sequence ATGCCAAAGGTTGGTATTACGGAAACGGTTTTAAGGGATGCTCATCAATCCCTTGTAGCAACCAGAATGAAGACGGATGATATGCTTCCTATATTGGAAAAATTGGATAGTGTTGGCTATCACTCACTAGAGGCATGGGGAGGAGCTACTTTTGATGCATGTCTCAGGTTCCTTGACGAAGACCCTTGGGAAAGGCTGAGGAAGATCAGAAGTAAAACCAAAACAAAGCTTCAGATGCTGTTAAGAGGCCAGAATATACTTGCGTACAAGAATTTTGCAGATGACGTGGTAGAGTACTTTGTACAGAAGTCCATTTCAAATGGTATTGATATTTTAAGAATATTTGATGCATTAAATGATCCAAGAAATATTGAGACAGCTATAAAGGCGTGTAAAAAGGAAGGCGGCCATGCACAGGCGACTGTTTGTTATACCGTAAGTCCTGTTCACAGCCTGCAGCATTTCGTAAATGACGCTAAGCAATTGGTGGAAATGGGAGCAGACTCCATATGTATAAAGGATATGGCAGGTCTTTTGACGCCATATTCAGCATATGAACTTGTAAAAGCATTGAAGGAAAACGTTAAGGTGCCTCTGCAGTTACATACCCATTATACCAGCGGTGTGGGATCAATGACTTACCTTAAAGCAATAGAGGCAGGTATTGATGTGGTTGACTGTGCGATTTCACCAATGGCACTTGGTACATCTCAGCCTGCGACAGAACCTCTTGTAGCAACATTGAAGGATACTCCGTATGATACAGGTCTTGATCTTGGCTTATTAAGTGAAATAGCTGATTATTTCAGACCCATAAAGGATAAGTACCTAGAAAGCGGATTATTGGATGTTAAGGTTATGGGAGTTGATGTTAACGCACTTATATACCAGGTTCCGGGCGGAATGCTCTCCAATCTGGTTTCCCAGCTAAAGCAGTCCAATGCAGTAGATAAATATGAAGAAGTGTTGAAAGAAGTGCCTCGTGTACGTGAAGACTTCGGTTATCCACCGCTTGTTACACCTACCAGTCAGATAGTAGGAACACAGGCTGTATTAAATGTCCTGATGGGCGAAAGATACAAGATGGTGCCAAAGGAATCAAAAGCCCTTGTTAAAGGAGAATACGGAAAGACTCCAGCACCTATTCCAGAAGAAATCTCTAAGAAGATTTTAGGGGATGAAGAGCCGATTACATGCAGACCTGCAGATCTTTTATCTCCTGAGCTTGACAGCATAAGAGAGCAGATGAAAGAATATTTGGAGCAGGATGAAGACGTATTGTCATATGCTTTGTTCCCGCAGGTGGCAGAGAATTTCTTCAAGCTTCGTCAAGCCGGCAAATATGCTATTGACAGCAACCTGGTGGATTATAAAGATAAGGTTCATCCGGTGTAG